The region CCGTCGTCAACAGCTACGTTCGGGGGCCGGGTATCTCAACCGCTTTCACGCAGAGGACGCAGAGAAGACGAAGAGGACGCAGAGGGGCTCATGGCTGCCTCTGCGTCCTCTCTGTTCCCTCTGCGTCCTCTGCGTGAAACGTTCTTTTCTTCCGGCCAGCGGCTACCGCACGACCACGGTTCCCTTCATGGATGGATGGGGGTCGCAGTGGTAGGGAAAGGTGCCCGCCGCGGCGAAAGTGCGCGTGTAGATGGCCGTGGGGCTCAGCTGGCCCGAGGCCCACACGCCACCATCGGAGGTGGATGTGTGGATCTCCTGGTCGCAGTTCACCCACGTCACCGTGGTGCCCGGCGTGACGGTGATCTGGCTCTGCGCGAATGCGAAGTTGCGGATCTGCACCACGTTGGCGGGGCTGCCCTCGCACAGGTTCTCGTCCATGGCCGGTCCCGCCACGCGTTCCGAGAAGCACCCGGCCAGCGCGCCCGCCGCCACCGTGAAGGCGAACGCCGCACAGGTGAAGCTGTAGATGGCTCTTCCGATCATCGGACGATCACCACTCCCTTCATGAACGGGTGCGGAGTGCAGGTGAAGTCGTAGGTGCCGGCCTCGGAGAAGGTGTGGCTCCACCTGGCGCCCGGCTGGATCAGCCCGGAATCGAACGCGCCGCTGGTGGCGGTTACGGTGTGCGCCATCTGGTCGCCGTTGGTCCACTCCACCGTGCTCCCCGCGGGTATCTCGATGCGGGCGGGCGTGTAGGCGAAGTTCCGCATCCCCGCCCGCGTGACCGGCCCCGCGGGTGCCGCCGCGGGCGTGCTCCCGGCCACGGGCGCGG is a window of Longimicrobium sp. DNA encoding:
- a CDS encoding plastocyanin/azurin family copper-binding protein, whose protein sequence is MIGRAIYSFTCAAFAFTVAAGALAGCFSERVAGPAMDENLCEGSPANVVQIRNFAFAQSQITVTPGTTVTWVNCDQEIHTSTSDGGVWASGQLSPTAIYTRTFAAAGTFPYHCDPHPSMKGTVVVR